A stretch of DNA from Natrinema halophilum:
AAACGATATACCCACCGCTCGCACTGCTGCGGCCAGCGAGTGCTCGCTGGCCGCGAATTCGCGAGCGGGGTATGCAATGACTTTCAACGACTACTATAACCGGGTCGCTCGAGAGGCTCGTAACTGCAAAACCGGTGGTGAAAACGACGGCCATCGGCGGACGCCGTGCATTCCCTGGTGCTCAAGTACCTGCCGTTGGCCACCAGAAACAATGGCGGCAGTACTATTTGTAACTGATCAGGAATTGCACGGTCTGAGAACGCCCATGTTTATTGGTAATACCTTATCGAGGTCGTCATTTTCTCCAGAAACCAACGTGTGAGTAGCCCGCGTTTCAAATTGACAGTAGTCGGTCACGAAGAACACGATCGAAGCTAACTTTGAAAGCTCGACCCAGACAGGTTATCGAAAGTGACCCTTTCGTCAAACTGACAGTCATCGGAACTGGGTGGCGGGAAAGGCTACCGGAAACCAAATCCGTCTATATGTCTTTGTGGTGGACTTCGATGATGACCACAGTCGTCGAACTCGAGATTCCGGCTGATCGACTCGGACTCGCCCGGACGTTCGATCGAGTATCGACGTTCGAGTTTCAGGTCGGTGGAATGATCGGTGGCTCCCCGCCGCTCGTCTGGGCCGGCGGCCAGGACCGGGCAACCGTCCAGACAGCTCTCGAGTCAGATCCGTCGGTCGAGCTGATCGCGAGCGTGGCCAACGACGATGCGGGGACTACGACGGACGACGGAGTCGGTGCCATCCCGAGCGACCGCTGGCTGTATCGACTCGAGTTCGGGGACGGCGTAAAACTATTCGAGGAAATCGTCACGGAAAACGACGGTGCTATCCTGACGGCACAGGGGCGCGAAAACCGGTGGATGCTAAAGTTACTATTTCACGACCGGGAGTCGGTTTCTGCGTGTCACGAGCTCCTTGAGCAGTACGAGTTCACAGTGAACGTCACCAGAATCAGCGGCGTCGACGACCTGGCGACTGCACGGACGCCCCTGACCGAAACGCAGTACAAAACGATCTGTAAGGCCCACGAACTTGGGTATTTCGACGTCCCTCGAGGGGTGACGCTAAAAGAGCTAGCTGCGGAACTGGACATCTCCCACCAGGCGCTCTCCGAACGGCTTCGCCGAAGCCACGCAGCTCTCGTGAGCGCGGAGCTATCCGATCGAACCGCTCCGATGGAGATCGATCCCTGACCGAACGAAACGTCTCGATCCGGCGCGACGAAGCCGTCCTGAGTAATTGTTTCAGTCGGACGGTCGCTTTGATCGGTCGTAAACGCGTGGTCGATTGGGGGAGCGAAACCAGCATCATTCCCTGCCTACGAGGGGGGATTCGACAGATCACGACAGAACTGTCGACCGCTGTTCCCGGCTACCACCGGTCGAACAGTCATCGGTGCGTAGTTTTATCTGTTAGACGAGGGTACTGTCTGGAAGGAACGAACGTGCTCGGACGTAGCCAGACGGACGGCGTCGATGCATCGTCTCGAGCGCCTACTGGAATCGAGACGCCGCCGAACCTGGAGCTCGATGATATCTACCACATTCTACAGACGAAACGCCGGCGAGACGTGCTTCGATACCTCCGCCAGTCGGACGGTCGAGTTCCCCTCCGCGACCTCGCCGAACAGGTCGCAGCCTGGGAACAAGAAACGACCGTCGAAAATCTCAACTCGAGCGAACGGCAGCGCGTCTATATCTCGCTGTATCAATCGCATCTTCCGAAACTCGACAATCACGGCATCGTCAACTACGACAAGGATCGCGGGTGGGTCGAACCGACGCCACGGATGGCACACCTCGATCAGTATCTCGACTCTCCGTACCCGGCCACGTCTGCCGATCGATGGCCGCTTCGGTACGCAGGGACGGTCGTCCTGTGTAGCGCATTTTTCGCAGCGGTCGCGACGGAAATCGTGCCAATCAGTGAACGACTCGGGACCGTAATCGTTCTCGTTACGTTCGCGACCGTGACCGTCGTCCACGCGTTGTCGACCGACCAGTTACGAGACAGTTCGACCGGAGACGAGGAACCGAACGCGTAACCAGTGACAACCGTCAGTCGGCGCGGGAGAGGGCGTGAGCGTCCGGTTCGCCGGTACGGTCGAGTAGTCGATGGGCGTGAAATGCAACCGAGAAGTCCTGTGGGCTAGGAATCGAACACGCGAGCCAGCCGATTGCCGCTGCAGCGATAATCGGCGCATCGGCTGTAACGTGGCCAGCAAGTCCGAGCCCGAAGACTGGAATTGCGAGGAGGGCGGGCGCGAGCGCGGCAAAGCGAAGGACCCAGGCCGGTTCTCGTCCGGTCGGACGAGGGGTGACGGCGGCCCAGGGACGGGTCGTCAGGAGGGCGCAGAATCCGTCGGATTTGCCGGGGAGGTAGGTGACGGAGTGTTCGACTCGTGCGAGTCGAAGGACGACCGCGTGCGCCCACTCGTGAGCCACCAGCCCGACCGCTACGGAGAGGGCGAGCACACAGCCAGCAACCACAACGTTCGATCCGATCATGGGGCACGCGAGAGAGACACCCGTCGATCAGCTCGTCTACTCGATCCGGGAGCCCATCTCGCGCAATCGGGACGATGAACTGGCGATGGAAGGATAGCAGGGTGTACAGGTTGTCGCCTTAAGGTGCCAGACGAGGACGCCACCAGTGGAACTTCGAGCAGTGATTCGCGGCGCCACTGTCTGCCTACTGGATGTCGTTTGTCCCGACCCCAGATGGCCATTCTATGGCGTCGACGACCGTTCGATATAGTAGTCGTTGAAACGATTACGCACCGCTTGCACCGCTGGGCCAGCGAACCCTCGCTGGCAGCGAATTCAGAGGCGGGGCGCTCATTGACGACCAATGAATACTACCGGAATGGCCTCGAGGAGGAACTCACCGCCAGCGATGCCGGAGATGCACCGGTGCTGAAAGGCGAAGCCAGCCGTGGAGTAGAGTAGACGAGAGCACCGACGCTCCTGTCGTCGAAAGCTACGTCGAGAGAATTGGCGCTATTCTCGGTCGTGAAACAGTACTCGCCGTCGCGCAGTTCGCGACGAGCCACTCTATTGAGGCCCCTTCGATGGCAACTAATGGCCATTCCGCGGTATTCGTTTCGGGCCGGCCACCTCGAGCAGTTGGCCGCTGTGGGCGTTCGCTATCTCGTACCTCACCGACGAAATCCGATCGCTGTCGGTTCTGCTCTCGTCGTCGGTATCGCTACTGCTGTTGGGGCTGTCGCCTGGCCCTGAAAACGAACCCCGACTTCGACGGCTCGCGTCCACTCCGCGAGCCACTTCTACCGCTCCCTGTCGGGACTGACGAGAAGTGAACGGTCACCGACAACCCCGGATAACCGCCTCTAACGTCGCGATGGCCAACAATCGAAGCGGCAGTCGGGTCGTTCACTACCCACGCAGTCGGTGATGATCCGGACCATACGCCGGTCCGTACTCGTTCGATCGGCAGGTCGGTCACCGACAATTGCA
This window harbors:
- a CDS encoding helix-turn-helix domain-containing protein; amino-acid sequence: MTTVVELEIPADRLGLARTFDRVSTFEFQVGGMIGGSPPLVWAGGQDRATVQTALESDPSVELIASVANDDAGTTTDDGVGAIPSDRWLYRLEFGDGVKLFEEIVTENDGAILTAQGRENRWMLKLLFHDRESVSACHELLEQYEFTVNVTRISGVDDLATARTPLTETQYKTICKAHELGYFDVPRGVTLKELAAELDISHQALSERLRRSHAALVSAELSDRTAPMEIDP
- a CDS encoding DUF7344 domain-containing protein translates to MLGRSQTDGVDASSRAPTGIETPPNLELDDIYHILQTKRRRDVLRYLRQSDGRVPLRDLAEQVAAWEQETTVENLNSSERQRVYISLYQSHLPKLDNHGIVNYDKDRGWVEPTPRMAHLDQYLDSPYPATSADRWPLRYAGTVVLCSAFFAAVATEIVPISERLGTVIVLVTFATVTVVHALSTDQLRDSSTGDEEPNA